In Methanococcoides sp. AM1, one genomic interval encodes:
- a CDS encoding polymer-forming cytoskeletal protein yields MEGEIIAEEELFKTFVIPDNTKMEEHNIVLDGDIIVGNHSDVRYGLIADSAILGERVEVSGDINARSDIRIDIWSHIGGTVKTKENAYIGEFVSIDGKLVVKGDLDIGNNVKISDGFEAKGWIVVRNPVPVIAYLFLYLTELLRMGKDEEVEKALSEMFDEEVETIGTAAMIIPNGSKISIDSIRVPSNAVIGSDCRLVGNIRATSLDLANGTTLYGSIRTMDAVNLGENNTIHGNIVSRGNVHIHKGTHVLGEINASSIRIHESARVDGVMRASGGIVFEREEEDVLNEKELMTLDI; encoded by the coding sequence TTGGAGGGTGAAATCATCGCAGAAGAGGAACTCTTTAAAACGTTTGTCATTCCGGACAATACAAAAATGGAAGAGCACAATATTGTGCTGGATGGAGACATCATAGTAGGTAACCATTCAGATGTACGATATGGCCTGATAGCTGATTCTGCGATCCTCGGAGAAAGGGTTGAGGTTTCCGGCGATATCAATGCCAGATCTGATATCAGGATCGATATCTGGTCCCACATTGGCGGAACTGTCAAGACAAAAGAGAACGCCTACATCGGAGAGTTCGTCTCCATTGACGGGAAGCTTGTGGTCAAAGGTGACCTTGATATCGGCAACAATGTAAAGATCAGTGACGGATTCGAGGCAAAGGGATGGATCGTTGTAAGGAATCCGGTTCCTGTAATCGCATATCTATTCCTGTACCTGACCGAACTTTTGCGCATGGGCAAGGACGAAGAGGTCGAAAAGGCATTAAGCGAGATGTTTGATGAAGAAGTTGAGACCATCGGCACTGCTGCCATGATCATACCAAACGGCTCCAAGATATCCATCGATTCAATAAGGGTCCCTTCAAATGCTGTTATCGGAAGTGATTGCCGCCTTGTGGGGAACATACGCGCTACGTCGCTTGATCTGGCAAATGGCACTACGCTCTACGGAAGCATACGTACCATGGACGCCGTGAACCTTGGTGAGAACAATACCATACACGGAAACATAGTTTCACGTGGAAATGTACATATCCATAAAGGTACACACGTTCTTGGAGAGATAAATGCCAGTTCCATAAGGATACATGAAAGCGCACGTGTGGACGGTGTCATGAGAGCATCAGGCGGGATAGTCTTCGAGCGTGAAGAAGAGGATGTCCTCAACGAAAAAGAACTGATGACACTCGATATTTGA